Proteins co-encoded in one bacterium genomic window:
- a CDS encoding iron-containing alcohol dehydrogenase, producing MQPFEVYIPTRIKFGPGRILEVGKIASDLGKKALIVIGGGSVKRIGALDKVQASLTSAGIESTVFEGIEPNPRHTTVNKAGKLAYAEGVDLIVALGGGSVMDASKFVAVLAKQPETDSWSLTSRQPNEGKVGDPLPIIAIPTTAATASEVTPFAVLSNEDIKGKAPMAHEKVKPMVAILDPELHTSLPEKTTVDGAADIMSHVFENYIAGGNDSILADRYTESVLKTVLEATPAAIDDPGDLNARGDLQWAATLALNGMQGVGRAPSGFPMHNMEHALSGQVPDLAHGRGLAVLYPSYFRWMIGHGRAVDRFARLGREMFDVGATDDRIAAAEFIDCFSRWLESVGLYESLVDAGVPEDAFEPAARYAAEAYGDGESISAAGPVTVDDMVEIFRGTRRQSPAAV from the coding sequence ATGCAACCTTTTGAAGTTTACATCCCGACCCGGATCAAGTTCGGTCCGGGGCGAATCCTCGAGGTTGGCAAGATCGCAAGCGACCTCGGGAAGAAAGCCCTCATCGTGATCGGGGGCGGCTCCGTGAAGCGCATCGGCGCGCTGGACAAGGTGCAGGCCAGCCTGACGTCCGCCGGCATCGAATCGACCGTCTTCGAAGGAATCGAGCCGAACCCACGGCACACGACAGTGAACAAGGCGGGCAAGCTGGCCTACGCCGAGGGCGTTGATCTGATCGTGGCGCTGGGCGGTGGCTCCGTGATGGATGCCTCGAAGTTCGTCGCCGTCTTGGCGAAGCAGCCGGAGACCGACTCGTGGAGTCTGACCTCGCGGCAGCCAAACGAGGGAAAGGTCGGCGACCCGCTGCCGATCATCGCAATTCCAACGACCGCTGCCACTGCCAGCGAAGTGACGCCCTTTGCCGTGCTCTCGAACGAAGACATCAAGGGCAAGGCCCCGATGGCCCATGAGAAGGTCAAGCCCATGGTGGCGATTCTCGATCCGGAACTCCACACGTCGCTGCCGGAGAAGACCACGGTGGATGGTGCGGCCGACATCATGAGTCACGTCTTCGAAAACTACATCGCCGGCGGAAACGATTCGATCCTTGCTGATCGCTACACGGAATCGGTGTTGAAGACAGTGCTGGAAGCGACACCAGCCGCGATCGACGATCCGGGCGACCTGAATGCACGCGGCGATCTGCAGTGGGCCGCGACGTTGGCGCTCAACGGCATGCAGGGCGTCGGCCGTGCACCGTCCGGCTTCCCGATGCACAATATGGAACACGCCCTCTCCGGACAGGTGCCGGATCTCGCTCACGGCCGCGGGCTGGCGGTGCTGTATCCCTCTTACTTCCGTTGGATGATCGGGCACGGGCGAGCAGTCGATCGTTTCGCACGCCTGGGCCGGGAAATGTTCGATGTTGGTGCGACCGACGATCGTATCGCGGCCGCCGAGTTCATCGATTGCTTTTCTCGCTGGCTCGAATCCGTTGGCTTGTACGAATCGCTTGTCGACGCCGGTGTGCCGGAGGATGCCTTCGAACCTGCGGCGCGCTACGCGGCGGAGGCTTACGGAGACGGCGAGTCGATCTCCGCGGCCGGTCCCGTGACAGTCGACGACATGGTGGAGATTTTCCGGGGAACACGGCGGCAATCTCCTGCCGCTGTTTGA